AACTTCCTTCTCCATACATATACAATGGGGCTTGCAACGAAGATAGATGAGTAGGTTCCAACAATTAAACCTATAAAAAGGGCAAAGGAAAAATCAAAAAGCACTTCACCACCAACAACCATAAGGGCACCTAATGCAAAGAGTGTACTGAGACCTGTTATTATCGTACGGCTCAGCACTTCATTGATACTCCGGTTTATCACTACACCAAAATCATCCTTCGATTTCATTTTTGCCATATTTTCCCGGATACGGTCATAGACAACAACAGTATCCTGCAGTGAATATCCTGCAATGGTGAGCAGTGCGGTGATAATCAATAGGTTCAGCTCTTTATCGAGTATATAAAAAACACCCAGTATTGCTACCACATCATGAAATGTCGCAATGGTCGCTGCTATACCGGATATAAACGTAAACCTCCATGCAACGTATATGATTATACCGACCAGTGCAAGGCCCACCGCAATGATTGCATATTTTTTTAATCCCTTCCCCACACCAGCCCCTACCATGTTACTTCCAAGGATTTCGAATTTTTTATCCTTATATTTACCTGACAATATTGATGCCACCTTGTCCTGTATTTTCTCTTTGTCCGTATCAGAAAACTTTGTTTTTATAAAAAAATCCTTTGTTCCGCTTATCTCCTGTATTTGAACATCACTTATGCCACCATCTGTGAAAGCCTTCCTTAACTCTCCTATGTCTACATTCTCTTTAAACCTTATCTGTATGTTAGTACCTCCTGTGAAATCAACACTGATGTTCGCTTTCCCCAGGGATATCATTATCAAGGCATAAAATCCGATGGCAACAAGTATTGCAGATAAGATAAATGCCTTTTTCCTGAATCCAATAAAATCTATATTGGTATCTTTCAATAACTCCATCATAATAATTGTCTCAGATACTCAACCTTCTCGGTTTGTATTTTATTAAAATCCAATCAAAAATAGTTTTAGAACCAAATACAGCAGTAAAAAGATTTATTATCATTCCTATAATCAGTGTTATCGCAAATCCCTTAATCGGGCCGGTACCAAACATAAAAAGTACACAGGCGGTGATAAGGGTTGTTATGTGGGAATCAAAGATTGCAACCCACGCCTTTTGATATCCGCTATCCACTGCAGCTCTCACTGTCTTCCCAAGCCTTAATTCTTCTCGTATCCTCTCAAAGATCAGAACATTTGAATCAACCCCCATTCCAATAGTAAGTGCAATACCTGCAATACCGGGAAGGGTCATCGTAGCCTTGAGTGCACTAAAAGCCCCAAGGAGGTACATTAAATTTAAAAGCAACGCAATATTTGCGATAATACCAGAAAAGCGATAATAGACAACCATAAATATTATCACCAATATACTCCCCAGGATTGTAGCTTTTATGCCTCTGTTGATCGAGTCCTGTCCTAAAGTGGGGCCAATTGTAATATTCTGTACCACCTTCACAGGTGCGGGGAGTGCACCTGCACGAAGAACTATTGATAGGTCTTTTGCTTCATCCATTGTAAAACCACCAGTTATTGAAGCCTTCCCTCCGGATATTCTTTCCCTCACAACAGGGGCAGAGTAAACAGTGTTATCAAGAATAATGGCCAATCTCTTTCCCACATTTTCAGCAGTTATCTTATCGAATATCCTTGCGCCTTCACTATCAAATTCTATTGAAACATATGGTTCATTCCCAAACTCCCCCCCGATTCTCACCCGCGCATCGGTTAGTAATTCACCTGTCAAAAGGGTCTGTTTTTTTAAGAGGATAGAGGTTGTTGTTGCAATCCCGGTCTCTCTATTTCTTGTCCTCATTGTAAGTATTTCACTGCCTTCAGGAATCGCACCTACCGTAACTCTCGAGGCATTTTCCTCATCGACCAGCTTGAATTCAAGCTGTGCAGTCCTCCCTATCAATTCTAAAGCCCTCTGCGGGTCCTTTATACCTGGAAGCTGTACAAGAATCTGGTTTTCACCTTGCTTTACAATTACCGGTTCGGATACACCAAACTGGTCTATTCTGTTCCTGATCGTTTCAAGTGCCTGACGGACAGCATTATCCTTAATATTTGCAATCTCCCTTTCCAGTAAAAGGAACTCTACATGCAGGTTATCACCTTCTGTCCTTGTGCCTCCTGATTTAAGGTCAGGAAATTCTTTGCCTACAAGATTGTAGAGCTTTTCTTTTTGCTCTGCTCTTATCAAAACAGAAAGAGAAT
The sequence above is drawn from the Pseudomonadota bacterium genome and encodes:
- the secF gene encoding protein translocase subunit SecF, with translation MMELLKDTNIDFIGFRKKAFILSAILVAIGFYALIMISLGKANISVDFTGGTNIQIRFKENVDIGELRKAFTDGGISDVQIQEISGTKDFFIKTKFSDTDKEKIQDKVASILSGKYKDKKFEILGSNMVGAGVGKGLKKYAIIAVGLALVGIIIYVAWRFTFISGIAATIATFHDVVAILGVFYILDKELNLLIITALLTIAGYSLQDTVVVYDRIRENMAKMKSKDDFGVVINRSINEVLSRTIITGLSTLFALGALMVVGGEVLFDFSFALFIGLIVGTYSSIFVASPIVYVWRRKFR
- the secD gene encoding protein translocase subunit SecD translates to MIKSLKIRFILVVLFLVISVIYCMPNIIEPQGVWKKYFPSDKIHLGLDLKGGMHLLLELDTVKMMQNMVDRKFNAFKDAMIREGIRFMGLEKKENSLSVLIRAEQKEKLYNLVGKEFPDLKSGGTRTEGDNLHVEFLLLEREIANIKDNAVRQALETIRNRIDQFGVSEPVIVKQGENQILVQLPGIKDPQRALELIGRTAQLEFKLVDEENASRVTVGAIPEGSEILTMRTRNRETGIATTTSILLKKQTLLTGELLTDARVRIGGEFGNEPYVSIEFDSEGARIFDKITAENVGKRLAIILDNTVYSAPVVRERISGGKASITGGFTMDEAKDLSIVLRAGALPAPVKVVQNITIGPTLGQDSINRGIKATILGSILVIIFMVVYYRFSGIIANIALLLNLMYLLGAFSALKATMTLPGIAGIALTIGMGVDSNVLIFERIREELRLGKTVRAAVDSGYQKAWVAIFDSHITTLITACVLFMFGTGPIKGFAITLIIGMIINLFTAVFGSKTIFDWILIKYKPRRLSI